A section of the Salvelinus fontinalis isolate EN_2023a chromosome 33, ASM2944872v1, whole genome shotgun sequence genome encodes:
- the LOC129832459 gene encoding LOW QUALITY PROTEIN: protein FAM124B (The sequence of the model RefSeq protein was modified relative to this genomic sequence to represent the inferred CDS: inserted 1 base in 1 codon), translating to MCWTRLKSGGXYRTMLRRSILFNGTVDENVDSGAETAESDCSKMTSASSELLASRVQEPLMMSMHLLANPGDSLLLQHTLDRLLRWVCPSLRLFHVSERACPLRDYARSRLCPVAGYPSLAVTVFLHEAYGEERILRVLDFLQRPPWQYHHTESCGGRTGGVHITSSTSPANALLRPYLLPSRDFYSLGTGMPVWGVRPVHCGGEMLRVTLYSSYDNFDDAVRLYETVLQRQVEEQKTGFCWFTLYTEPGLCLQLALKQLSPGVRVEACNSAVLQFRVEEMGQLVPLLPNPCTPISATRWQTEDLDGNKILFQVKAPEQPQRPLTCAFPLTCPSVSPRGLLRSVVCPPPAAHALQPCGQMTPVTRPGNRPRTDPGLDRPVLPGGLRCGGESMGSDSCYSTPPGSSCYSSQRSSPATLSVNHPHESTPLSCSASPARPSLSISHLLLEEEEEPETNVDTGVPVTTTPRSDTDFTMATSSRDTGASVTPRSERPAAVGASALESLARELSACLPEAHTPPPHHRTWVVSSSAKAASPGCREGSPAWDSSVINWASPGQSHSRGPVGPQTPAKPAAKALSPTHSTDPIDEFFI from the exons ATGTGCTG GACTCGATTGAAGTCCGGTG ATTATCGGACAATGCTACGAAGATCGATTCTATTCAACGGAACCGTTGATGAAAACGTGGATTCGGGAGCTGAGACTGCCGA ATCTGATTGCAGTAAGATGACATCAGCAAGCA GTGAGCTACTGGCCAGTCGGGTCCAGGAGCCCCTGATGATGAGCATGCACCTGCTGGCCAACCCTGGGGACTCGCTCCTGCTGCAGCACACCCTGGACCGCCTCCTCCGCTGGGTGTGCCCCAGCCTGCGCCTCTTCCACGTCTCCGAACGGGCCTGCCCCCTCCGCGACTACGCCCGCTCCCGCTTGTGCCCCGTGGCCGGGTACCCCTCCCTGGCTGTGACCGTCTTCCTCCATGAGGCCTACGGTGAGGAGCGCATCCTCCGGGTGCTGGACTTCCTGCAGCGCCCCCCCTGGCAGTACCACCACACGGAGAGCTGCGGTGGGAGGACCGGGGGCGTCCACattacctcctccacctccccggCCAATGCCCTGCTCCGGCCCTACCTCCTGCCCAGCCGAGACTTCTACAGCCTGGGCACGGGGATGCCTGTGTGGGGGGTGCGCCCGGTGCACTGCGGCGGGGAGATGCTGCGGGTGACGCTCTACAGCAGCTACGATAACTTTGACGACGCGGTGCGGCTTTATGAGACGGTGCTGCAGAGGCAGGTGGAGGAGCAGAAGACTGGGTTCTGTTGGTTTACGCTCTACACGGAACCAGGGCTGTGTCTGCAGCTGGCTCTCAAACAACTCTCCccaggggtcagggtggaggccTGCAACTCAGCTGTGCTGCAGTTCAGGGTGGAGGAGATGGGTCAGCTCGTGCCCCTGCTGCCCAATCCGTGCACGCCCATCAGCGCCACACGCTGGCAGACCGAAGACCTGGACGGGAACAAGATACTCTTCCAG GTAAAAGCCCCAGAGCAGCCTCAGCGACCCCTGACCTGTGCCTTCCCTCTGACCTGCCCCAGCGTCTCGCCCAGAGGGCTATTGAGGAGCGTCGTGTGTCCCCCACCAGCAGCCCACGCCCTGCAGCCCTGCGGCCAGATGACCCCAGTGACCCGTCCAGGGAACAGGCCGCGTACCGACCCAGGCCTGGATAGGCCTGTTTTACCCGGGGGTCTGCGGTGTGGGGGGGAAAGCATGGGCTCAGACAGCTGCTACAGCACCCCTCCAGGCAGCTCCTGCTACTCATCTCAGCGCAGCAGTCCCGCCACGCTATCCGTTAACCACCCCCACGAATCCACCCCTCTCTCATGCTCCGCCTCCCCGGCGCGGCCCTCCCTGTCCATCTCCCATCTActgctggaggaggaggaagagccgGAGACCAACGTGGACACGGGCGTTCCCGTGACAACGACCCCGCGCTCGGACACAGACTTCACCATGGCAACCAGCTCGAGGGACACAGGCGCCTCGGTGACGCCGCGTTCCGAGAGACCAGCCGCTGTGGGAGCCTCTGCCCTGGAGAGCCTGGCAAGGGAGCTGAGTGCCTGTCTACCGGAAGCTCACACACCTCCACCCCACCACAGGACTTGGGTTGTGAGCAGCTCTGCCAAAGCTGCCAGTCCCGGGTGCAGGGAAGGGTCACCAGCCTGGGATAGCAGTGTTATCAACTGGGCATCGCCGGGTCAGAGCCACTCCAGGGGGCCTGTGGGGCCACAGACTCCTGCTAAGCCAGCAGCAAAGGCTCTGTCACCCACACACAGCACAGACCCAATAGATGAGTTCTTCATCTGA